From the genome of Amyelois transitella isolate CPQ chromosome 16, ilAmyTran1.1, whole genome shotgun sequence, one region includes:
- the LOC106129589 gene encoding protein unc-13 homolog B, whose protein sequence is MVHQFIIVLSINAHRHSAQRAARRQSGCAAIWSQCRGHPTDRWLYTCLHENLFHYLCEENGGAVTLPAARGDDAWKVYFNEIPEEIVDEFAMRYGIEAIYQAMTHFHCLSTKYLCAGVPAVMSTLLANINAYYAHTTASSAVSASDRFAASNFGKEKFVKLLDQLHNSLRIDLSMYRNNFPASTHEKLMDLKSTVDLLTSITFFRMKVQELSSPPRASTVVKDCVKACLRSTYQFLFENCYELYNREFQVDPNEAKRDPSDHGPQLDSVDFWHKLIALIVSVIEEDKNSYGPVLSQFPQELNIGQLSAATMWSLFAVDMKYALEEHEQHRLCKSSAYMNLHFKVKWLHTNFVKDVPPYCGAVPEYPAWFEPFVMQWLNENDDVSLEYLNGAFNRDKKDGFQKSSEHALFSNSVVDVFTQLTQCFDVVSKLECPDPEIWKRYMKRFAKTIVKVLVAYADIVKKEFPEHLKEERVACILMNNIQQLRVQLEKMFEAMGGTKLERDAADILHDLQQSLNSTLDELASMFANSLENRITASVKELGDLLQKVGGGGAPGAAQPPAHHEADEVLRPLMDILDGSLTMYAESCEKTVLKRLLKELWKIVMKILEKTVVLPPMTDKTMMLKNLTNNAKNLAANAKIEDMTQLFKSTVGKQDVKHALSGVMDISKEHLSAEKSLTPKQCAVLDAALDTIKLYFHAGGNGLKKTFLEKSPELQSLRYALSLYTQTTDTLIRTFVTSQQNQDAAVAEEGSVGEVSLQVDLFTHPGTGEHKITVKVVAANDLKWVIASGMFRPFIEVNLIGPHLADKKRKFATKSKSNNWCPKFNETFHFMVSATEQLELFELHVCVRDYCFAREDRLVGVAVMRLADIAEQGSFAGWLPLGTRVKMDETGWTILRILSQRHSDEVAREFVKLKSEMRTEAPAGQGPS, encoded by the exons ATGGTGCACCAATTTATAATTGTGCTATCTATAAACGCGCACAGGCATAGTGCACAGCGCGCGGCACGCCGCCAGTCCGGCTGCGCTGCGATCTGGTCTCAGTGTCGAGGCCATCCGACGGACCGCTGGCTG TACACTTGCCTCCACGAGAACCTGTTCCACTACCTCTGCGAAGAAAATGGTGGAGCTGTAACACTCCCAGCTGCCCGAGGTGATGACGCCTGGAAGGTCTACTTCAATGAAATCCCTGAGGAAATCGTGGACGAGTTCGCTATGAGATACGGCATCGAGGCTATTTATCAAGCAATGAC CCACTTCCACTGCCTTTCGACGAAGTACCTCTGCGCTGGAGTGCCAGCCGTGATGTCAACCCTTTTGGCTAATATCAATGCATACTACGCTCATACTACTGCTTCGTCTGCTGTTTCGGCGTCAGACCGATTTGCCGCTTCCAACTTCGGG AAAGAGAAATTCGTCAAACTGCTCGACCAGCTACACAACTCGCTTCGCATCGACCTGTCTATGTACAGGAACAACTTCCCCGCTTCCACCCATGAAAAACTTATGGACCTCAAATCTACAGTCGATTTGCTGACTAGCATCACTTTCTTTAGGATGAAG GTCCAAGAGTTGAGCAGCCCACCTCGCGCCAGCACGGTAGTCAAAGACTGCGTGAAGGCTTGCCTTAGATCTACATATCAGTTTCTATTTGAAAATTGTTACGAGCTGTACAATAGAGAGTTCCAG GTTGATCCAAACGAAGCCAAGCGTGACCCGTCTGACCACGGACCACAGTTGGACTCGGTGGATTTCTGGCACAAGCTCATTGCCCTCATAGTATCTGTGATAGAAGAGGACAAGAACAGTTATGGTCCAGTCCTCAGTCAGTTCCCTCAGGAATTGAATATAGGCCAG tTGTCTGCTGCAACGATGTGGTCTCTGTTTGCGGTGGATATGAAATATGCTTTAGAAGAACATGAACAACACAGGCTTTGCAAGTCTTCCGCTTACATGAATCTACATTtcaag GTGAAATGGCTCCACACAAACTTCGTGAAAGACGTTCCACCGTACTGCGGTGCGGTGCCTGAATACCCGGCGTGGTTTGAACCCTTCGTGATGCAGTGGTTGAATGAAAACGATGACGTGTCGTTGGAGTACTTGAATGGAGCCTTCAACAGGGATAAGAAAGATGGG TTCCAAAAATCCAGCGAGCACGCGCTCTTCAGTAACTCAGTAGTGGATGTCTTCACACAACTGACCCAATGCTTCGACGTGGTCTCCAAGCTCGAGTGTCCAGATCCTGAAATCTGGAAGAGGTATATGAAACGATTCGCCAAAACCATCGTGAAGGTGCTAGTGGCTTACGCTGATATTGTGAAGAAGGAGTTCCCTGAGCATCTGAAGGAGGAGAGAGTG gcGTGTATCTTAATGAACAACATTCAGCAACTGAGGGTTCAGCTAGAGAAGATGTTCGAGGCGATGGGTGGAACTAAGCTGGAAAGAGACGCAGCAGATATCCTGCATGACCTGCAGCAGAGCCTCAATAGCACCTTGGATGAACTGGCGTCTATGTTCGCTAATAG CTTGGAGAACCGAATTACAGCCAGTGTGAAGGAACTTGGCGACTTGCTGCAGAAGGTCGGAGGGGGCGGAGCTCCCGGCGCCGCGCAGCCTCCCGCGCACCACGAGGCAGATGAAGTGTTACGACCACTTATGGACATCTTG GATGGCTCTCTTACGATGTACGCCGAGTCCTGCGAAAAGACTGTGCTCAAGCGACTGCTCAAGGAGCTGTGGAAGATCGTCATGAAGATCCTAGAAAAGACTGTTGTGCTTCCGCCTATGACTGACAAAACG ATGATGTTGAAGAACCTTACAAACAACGCCAAGAACTTAGCTGCCAATGCAAAAATTGAAGATATGACGCAGCTCTTCAAGAGTACGGTCGGGAAACAGGACGTCAAGCATGCCTTGTCTGGTGTCATGGACATCTCCAAAGAG CATCTATCAGCCGAGAAGAGCTTAACGCCAAAACAGTGCGCAGTCCTAGACGCAGCTTTGGATACCATCAAGCTGTACTTCCATGCTGGAGGCAATGGTTTGAAGAAGACCTTCCTAGAAAAGAGCCCTGAACTCCAATCTTTGCGATACGCGCTTAGTCTGTACACGCAGACCACGGACACGCTCATCAGGACATTTGTCACAAGTCAGCAGAATCAAG ATGCGGCGGTCGCAGAAGAAGGCAGCGTGGGTGAAGTGTCCCTTCAAGTCGACCTCTTTACACATCCTGGTACCGGAGAACATAAGATCACTGTGAAAG TGGTAGCAGCCAACGATCTGAAGTGGGTGATAGCCAGCGGTATGTTCCGTCCGTTCATCGAGGTGAACCTCATCGGGCCCCACCTCGCGGATAAGAAGAGGAAGTTCGCCACCAAGTCCAAGAGCAACAACTGGTGCCCCAAGTTCAACGAGACCTTTCATTT TATGGTGAGCGCGACAGAACAATTGGAATTGTTCGAGCTTCACGTGTGCGTGCGCGACTACTGCTTCGCGAGAGAAGATCGGCTGGTCGGCGTAGCGGTTATGCGACTCGCTGACATCGCCGAGCAG GGCTCGTTTGCTGGCTGGCTTCCACTGGGTACCCGTGTCAAGATGGACGAAACCGGTTGGACTATCCTCAGGATACTTTCCCAGCGGCATAGCGACGAGGTCGCCAGGGAATTTGTGAAGCTGAAGTCAGAAATGCGCACCGAGGCTCCTGCAGGTCAAGGACCTTCGTGA